Proteins encoded together in one Terriglobus saanensis SP1PR4 window:
- a CDS encoding SGNH/GDSL hydrolase family protein, with the protein MLRPAGAAIVTVILWLAGSTLSSSAEPKANGHWVSVWGASQYAPFKFIPAAAEAPIAGTLRMVVRPSIGGERLRIRLSNTYGASALYIGAVHVALTDTGSKIVPGTDRVVTFGGSSEIRIPAASPAISDSIDLPVKALSEVSISLYLPSSVDISTWHRGPQHDSYLAGPGNMTSSLELPKAEIKPAWFFLSALEMWEPMTTTTTVAFGDSITEGSNNLPAQYADYPDQLARRLVEANGGRATALINEGIGGNRILHDDAGASALSRFDQDVLSNPGIANLIVLEGINDIGFPRVRMAELKIPNANLRENIFASQKVSADEIVQGLQQIAVRAHDHGIRVFCGTLMPFEGTNSYDVEGEAIRVKVNSWIRASKVFEGVLDFDVLVRDPDRPTKLRLAFDSGDHIHPNPAGYKAMADLINLSELAAAKH; encoded by the coding sequence ATGCTGAGACCAGCAGGTGCGGCAATTGTTACTGTCATTTTGTGGCTTGCCGGCAGCACTCTTTCGAGCTCCGCGGAACCAAAGGCGAACGGGCATTGGGTGAGTGTCTGGGGAGCTTCCCAATATGCTCCATTCAAATTCATTCCCGCCGCCGCGGAAGCCCCCATCGCAGGAACCCTCCGAATGGTGGTTCGACCGTCGATTGGAGGAGAAAGGCTACGCATCCGCCTCTCCAACACGTATGGTGCGTCCGCTTTGTACATTGGAGCTGTGCATGTTGCACTAACCGATACGGGATCGAAGATCGTGCCCGGTACAGACCGCGTCGTAACATTCGGCGGCAGTTCGGAGATCCGCATCCCAGCCGCCTCTCCGGCGATCAGCGATTCCATCGATCTGCCTGTGAAAGCTCTCTCCGAAGTTTCCATCAGCCTCTACCTGCCCTCCAGCGTCGATATCTCGACCTGGCATCGAGGCCCTCAACACGACTCGTATCTTGCGGGTCCCGGAAATATGACCTCGAGCCTCGAGCTTCCGAAGGCGGAGATCAAACCCGCGTGGTTCTTTCTTTCGGCGCTAGAAATGTGGGAGCCCATGACGACGACGACCACGGTTGCCTTCGGCGACTCCATCACGGAAGGTTCAAACAACCTCCCGGCGCAATACGCCGACTATCCAGACCAACTCGCAAGGCGTTTGGTTGAGGCAAACGGGGGTAGGGCGACCGCATTGATCAATGAAGGCATCGGTGGCAACCGCATCTTGCACGATGATGCCGGCGCCAGTGCCCTCTCCCGTTTCGACCAGGATGTGCTCTCCAATCCCGGGATCGCCAATCTGATTGTTCTCGAGGGAATCAACGACATTGGCTTTCCGCGAGTCAGGATGGCAGAGTTGAAGATCCCAAACGCAAACCTCCGAGAGAATATCTTCGCCTCTCAAAAGGTCTCGGCAGATGAGATCGTTCAGGGGCTGCAACAGATAGCGGTGCGGGCACACGACCACGGCATCCGCGTCTTTTGCGGAACCCTCATGCCTTTCGAGGGAACTAATTCGTACGATGTAGAAGGGGAGGCAATACGAGTGAAGGTAAACTCCTGGATTCGCGCATCGAAAGTCTTCGAGGGAGTTCTGGACTTTGATGTGCTGGTTCGAGATCCGGACCGACCCACCAAGTTGCGGCTCGCTTTCGACTCCGGTGATCACATCCATCCAAACCCAGCCGGTTATAAAGCGATGGCGGACTTGATCAACCTATCCGAGCTGGCGGCGGCAAAGCATTGA
- a CDS encoding DUF2182 domain-containing protein, with protein sequence MTYEAREFARVATMVGMISVAAWICLLGPGGDALVPHQHTGQHSSMLRTMPAHLFMASFPGQKLIVGWVVMFVAMMSPMLIAPICHIRLRSLKCRRVRSVGLFVVAYTITWLVLGCWMLTMAAVITTLRARSYLPIGIILAIALIWQFSPVKQCCLNGCHRYSRLDTFGLAADMDALRYGVTHAIWCIGSCWAWMLCPMLLPHGHLIAMAAIGILLFCERLEQPTLPSWRVRGVGKAARIVTVKTRIHLRLNEATSSQPQ encoded by the coding sequence ATGACCTACGAGGCGCGTGAATTCGCACGGGTTGCAACTATGGTAGGGATGATCAGTGTGGCCGCCTGGATCTGTCTGCTTGGCCCAGGCGGAGACGCACTCGTTCCCCATCAACATACTGGCCAACATTCATCCATGTTGAGGACCATGCCCGCCCACTTATTCATGGCGTCATTCCCAGGCCAAAAGCTCATTGTGGGCTGGGTTGTGATGTTCGTTGCGATGATGTCTCCGATGTTGATTGCCCCTATCTGCCACATACGTCTGCGAAGTCTTAAGTGTCGTCGGGTGCGCAGCGTGGGCCTTTTCGTAGTTGCTTATACGATCACCTGGCTGGTGTTGGGGTGTTGGATGCTTACCATGGCGGCGGTGATAACAACCCTGAGAGCGAGATCCTATCTTCCGATTGGCATCATTTTGGCCATCGCCCTCATATGGCAATTCTCGCCGGTGAAGCAATGTTGTCTGAACGGGTGTCATCGTTACAGCAGGCTCGACACGTTCGGACTTGCAGCAGATATGGATGCGTTGCGGTATGGTGTAACCCATGCAATTTGGTGCATCGGCTCGTGTTGGGCGTGGATGTTATGTCCGATGCTGCTGCCGCATGGACACTTGATCGCTATGGCTGCGATTGGCATCTTGCTATTCTGCGAGCGCTTGGAACAACCGACACTCCCGTCGTGGCGTGTACGAGGAGTGGGCAAGGCAGCACGAATTGTAACGGTAAAGACCCGTATTCACCTTCGTCTGAATGAAGCAACCTCTAGTCAGCCTCAGTAA
- a CDS encoding GntR family transcriptional regulator, translated as MATHKYREILEKIQEDLQSGRYTPGQRLPSETELVRRYGASRMTVFRAMHELQTMGLVVRRVGSGTFVAQTSNSKSHVFGLLIPELGQTEIFEVICKGMMESQDAVRHSLLWGNSTSKENEKEKVAEQLCQHFISQKVSGVFFAPVEFSTGRFRANHRIAEALDEARIPIVLLDRCLETYPRRSRYDLVGIDNRRTAYQATEHLIAAGAKRIAFIARPNSAPTVDARIAGFREAIQALAPTPIRDSVNLGDASDQKFVKAILKKDSPDAFLCANDFTAGLLMQTLLSIGERIPEDIRIVGVDDVKYAGLLPVPLTTQRQPCRDIGRIALAVMLDRIGNPDLPARDVLLGCQMVVRQSCGAKSREQ; from the coding sequence ATGGCGACTCACAAATACAGAGAGATCCTGGAAAAGATTCAAGAGGACCTCCAATCGGGCCGTTACACTCCCGGACAAAGATTACCCAGCGAGACCGAACTGGTCAGGCGGTATGGGGCCTCGAGAATGACCGTTTTCAGAGCGATGCATGAATTGCAAACGATGGGGCTCGTCGTGCGCCGCGTCGGCTCGGGAACATTCGTTGCCCAAACTTCCAACTCAAAGAGCCATGTCTTTGGTTTGCTGATTCCTGAACTCGGACAGACGGAGATCTTTGAGGTGATCTGCAAGGGGATGATGGAGTCTCAAGACGCCGTTCGGCATTCGCTGCTCTGGGGGAACTCCACGTCCAAAGAGAACGAGAAAGAAAAAGTGGCAGAGCAGCTTTGCCAGCACTTCATTTCTCAAAAAGTTTCAGGTGTATTCTTTGCTCCGGTGGAGTTCTCGACTGGACGGTTTCGTGCAAATCACAGAATTGCGGAAGCGCTGGACGAGGCTCGGATCCCAATCGTGCTTCTCGACCGATGTCTTGAGACGTATCCACGTCGAAGCAGATACGACCTTGTCGGAATCGATAATCGGCGAACGGCATACCAGGCCACGGAACATCTGATTGCGGCTGGCGCAAAGCGCATTGCGTTCATCGCGAGGCCGAATTCGGCACCTACCGTGGATGCTCGCATCGCTGGATTTAGGGAAGCAATTCAGGCTCTTGCACCAACTCCAATTCGCGATTCGGTGAACCTTGGGGACGCGTCGGACCAGAAATTCGTAAAAGCTATTTTGAAGAAGGACAGCCCCGATGCATTTCTCTGCGCCAATGACTTTACCGCAGGCTTGCTGATGCAGACTCTCCTGTCGATTGGAGAACGAATCCCTGAAGATATAAGGATTGTTGGGGTCGACGATGTGAAGTATGCGGGTCTCCTTCCTGTACCGCTCACCACACAGCGCCAACCCTGCAGGGATATCGGCAGAATCGCTCTCGCGGTGATGCTCGATCGAATCGGTAACCCCGATCTTCCTGCGAGGGATGTTCTGCTCGGATGCCAGATGGTCGTTCGACAATCCTGCGGAGCCAAATCCAGGGAGCAGTAA
- a CDS encoding TonB-dependent receptor, giving the protein MYEIVCSPESQMTVKPGKCAWNKSVWNCIWIALFAIFGVVNPNFVNAQTSYGSVVGTVTDSGGALVAGAQVQLTNKGTNAGQKAVTSSAGTYTFINLNPGPYSVTVSHAGFKASTNDQVEVQIGGITRADLALQAGEVTESITVTGTTTGLQTDNASLGGVIEGRQVLEAPLNGRNVNNLLDFVPGVVPGGGTSGSTVANGGTGQVSANTQAISYGNYQIGGAFSGQSLFFIDGVGSNIAENNVNTLVPTQDVVQEFRVSTNNVSAEFGGYGGGVVQISTKSGTNQFHGTAYEYFRNTALNANDWFSNNAGLGKVPLHQNQYGANLGGPVLRNKLFFFFSWEHESLSSATPASYVMPTTAELNGDFSADPQVIYDPTTGKPFPGNSIAGRIDPAALKILQLETPNQSMVKQTPYVNNTFVSVPAVGVQTQYNARVDANLGKDTIFTRYTFWNPHNVSVDPFGNKTGAGPTGNFTQEAVLGDNHVFSPTSIAEVRLSYLENYNFQDPLSNGFNMSSINSNWGAIPGVSGLSNYSLPALAIQGYSVGPNLSQLHWNNNIWAINGSFTKIVGRHSIKSGGNWRQVLWEAYAGSGGVNLTAIPGFTANANIPGTGNALASFLLGIPSQTSVTVTTPTYAFLHNYGLFVEDTYQATPKLTVTAGLRWEQPGAFSEEHNIDAVFLPNASLSIGGISSYTNPLGSSVPLKGVAALVASPLYPSRREESLHWKTFSPRVGLAYRFDMKSVIRAGYGISFFPAVMDQTGPQLSSLTRSATNNVNTVNEAIGATVANPFPNGISPALGHSQQGVDNLLGSGVWARVPDQPLGYSQQWNLAIERSIGSSTTASLAYAGSKGTHLIIASPYTGSGLQLNQIPDQYLSMGNDLLTPVANPFYGILPAGSVAGGPTILKGRLLMPYPQYPLGVLQQSARIASSNYHALQTYFTKRFSHAGIVQVAYTWAKLISDTDNTSSFLDGQGGTGLVQDLYNLRAEKSVSQQDTRHNFVANYGLDLPFGHNQIFLSHINPVTNAVIGGWRVNGITTLRSGVPVALTATPNTLAQNFGGGTPGFGVGSGIIRPNYTPGCNKSVSGNRSVRALQWFNTSCFSEPGPFSYGNESRVDTGIRAAGVVNFDFSANKYFNITEQAKLKFSAEIFDLFNHPQFAAPGTGLGPTFGVVNHQSSIPRTVQLALRFNY; this is encoded by the coding sequence ATGTATGAGATTGTTTGTTCGCCGGAGAGTCAGATGACGGTAAAACCAGGGAAGTGTGCTTGGAATAAATCCGTATGGAACTGCATTTGGATTGCGCTCTTTGCGATCTTTGGCGTCGTGAATCCAAATTTTGTGAACGCGCAAACGAGCTACGGGAGCGTCGTCGGGACCGTAACGGATTCTGGAGGCGCACTCGTTGCAGGGGCGCAGGTCCAATTGACAAACAAGGGAACGAACGCAGGGCAGAAAGCGGTGACCAGTTCTGCGGGCACATACACGTTCATCAACCTCAATCCGGGCCCTTACAGCGTGACCGTGTCGCACGCGGGATTTAAAGCTTCAACGAACGATCAGGTGGAAGTCCAGATCGGCGGAATAACTCGCGCCGATTTGGCTTTGCAGGCGGGAGAGGTGACCGAGTCCATCACTGTAACGGGTACCACAACTGGCCTCCAGACCGATAACGCATCGTTGGGCGGCGTGATCGAGGGTCGACAGGTCTTGGAGGCTCCACTGAACGGTCGTAATGTGAACAACCTTCTCGATTTTGTACCGGGGGTGGTGCCGGGCGGCGGGACTTCAGGCAGCACTGTGGCGAACGGCGGAACCGGTCAGGTGAGCGCAAATACCCAGGCGATCTCATACGGAAACTATCAGATCGGCGGCGCATTCAGCGGGCAAAGCCTTTTCTTCATCGATGGCGTTGGATCTAATATCGCAGAAAACAATGTCAACACACTGGTCCCAACACAAGATGTAGTCCAGGAGTTCCGGGTTTCGACCAATAACGTTAGTGCGGAATTTGGTGGATACGGGGGTGGCGTAGTTCAGATCTCCACTAAAAGTGGTACGAATCAATTTCATGGAACCGCGTACGAGTATTTCCGCAATACGGCGCTTAATGCAAACGACTGGTTCTCTAACAACGCGGGTCTCGGCAAGGTGCCGCTCCATCAAAATCAGTACGGCGCCAACCTGGGCGGGCCCGTGTTGAGGAATAAGCTCTTCTTTTTCTTTAGCTGGGAACACGAATCCTTGAGTTCCGCCACCCCGGCCAGTTACGTTATGCCGACGACGGCGGAGTTGAACGGAGATTTTTCTGCAGACCCGCAGGTTATCTACGATCCGACAACCGGAAAACCATTCCCGGGCAATAGCATCGCTGGCAGGATCGATCCCGCAGCTCTGAAGATTCTTCAGCTTGAGACGCCGAATCAATCGATGGTGAAGCAGACCCCCTACGTCAACAATACGTTCGTGTCAGTACCCGCGGTGGGAGTTCAAACGCAGTACAACGCGCGCGTCGACGCCAACCTGGGCAAGGATACGATCTTCACACGCTACACGTTCTGGAACCCGCATAATGTGTCCGTCGACCCTTTCGGCAATAAGACGGGAGCGGGGCCTACAGGCAACTTCACTCAGGAAGCAGTTCTGGGAGACAACCATGTGTTTTCTCCCACATCGATCGCGGAAGTGCGCCTCTCCTATCTGGAGAACTATAACTTCCAAGACCCGCTGAGCAATGGCTTCAACATGTCGTCTATCAACAGTAATTGGGGGGCGATCCCAGGAGTTTCCGGGCTCAGCAATTACTCTCTTCCTGCGCTCGCAATCCAGGGGTATAGCGTAGGGCCAAACCTTTCACAGTTGCACTGGAACAATAACATCTGGGCGATCAACGGAAGCTTCACCAAGATTGTTGGCAGGCACAGCATTAAGTCCGGAGGCAATTGGAGACAGGTCCTATGGGAAGCATACGCGGGCAGCGGAGGAGTCAATTTGACCGCGATCCCTGGCTTCACCGCCAACGCGAATATACCCGGAACGGGCAATGCTCTCGCCTCATTTCTACTTGGCATTCCTTCGCAGACGAGTGTGACAGTAACAACTCCCACCTACGCGTTCCTCCACAATTACGGCCTGTTCGTGGAGGATACCTATCAGGCGACGCCTAAATTGACAGTCACTGCCGGTCTTCGCTGGGAACAACCGGGTGCATTTTCGGAAGAACACAACATCGACGCGGTTTTTCTGCCTAATGCGTCTCTGAGCATCGGCGGCATCAGTTCTTATACCAATCCGCTTGGCTCTTCTGTGCCACTCAAGGGGGTAGCCGCATTGGTGGCTTCGCCGCTCTATCCTTCTCGAAGGGAAGAGTCACTCCACTGGAAGACATTTTCCCCGCGTGTCGGATTAGCCTATCGCTTTGACATGAAGAGTGTGATCCGGGCGGGCTACGGCATTTCCTTCTTCCCGGCAGTTATGGATCAAACTGGTCCTCAGCTAAGTTCGCTCACCCGGTCAGCGACAAACAACGTGAATACGGTGAACGAGGCAATCGGCGCCACCGTAGCGAATCCATTTCCTAATGGGATCTCGCCGGCCCTTGGCCATTCCCAACAAGGCGTGGATAACCTCCTTGGAAGCGGTGTATGGGCGCGCGTCCCTGACCAGCCGCTTGGCTATTCGCAACAATGGAATCTGGCAATCGAGCGCTCAATAGGAAGCAGCACCACGGCAAGTCTTGCTTATGCTGGATCCAAAGGAACGCATCTGATTATTGCGTCGCCTTACACAGGTTCCGGCCTGCAACTTAATCAGATTCCTGACCAGTATCTATCTATGGGGAATGATCTTCTGACCCCGGTCGCGAACCCATTCTACGGGATCTTGCCTGCGGGATCCGTGGCCGGCGGTCCCACTATTCTCAAGGGCAGACTTTTGATGCCCTATCCTCAATATCCACTCGGCGTTTTGCAGCAAAGTGCTCGCATTGCCTCTTCTAATTACCATGCACTCCAGACATATTTCACCAAGCGTTTTAGCCATGCTGGCATAGTTCAGGTTGCATACACGTGGGCGAAGCTGATCAGCGATACAGATAACACAAGCTCTTTCCTCGACGGTCAAGGAGGTACAGGACTCGTTCAGGATCTGTACAACCTTCGAGCTGAGAAGTCGGTGAGCCAGCAGGACACCAGACACAACTTTGTGGCGAACTATGGGCTTGATCTGCCCTTTGGGCATAATCAGATCTTCCTCTCGCACATCAATCCAGTGACGAACGCCGTCATCGGCGGTTGGCGTGTCAACGGAATTACAACTCTCAGGAGTGGCGTTCCAGTTGCACTTACGGCGACCCCAAATACGTTGGCACAAAACTTTGGAGGCGGCACTCCGGGCTTCGGAGTGGGTAGCGGCATCATTCGGCCAAACTACACTCCAGGATGTAACAAGAGCGTATCGGGCAACCGCTCGGTCAGGGCTTTACAGTGGTTCAACACAAGCTGTTTCTCGGAGCCTGGCCCTTTCTCGTATGGAAATGAATCCAGAGTCGATACAGGAATTAGGGCTGCCGGAGTGGTGAACTTCGATTTTTCGGCCAATAAATACTTCAACATAACGGAGCAGGCCAAGCTGAAGTTTAGCGCTGAAATATTCGATTTATTCAATCATCCTCAATTCGCTGCGCCCGGTACAGGGCTGGGGCCCACCTTCGGTGTAGTGAACCATCAAAGCAGCATCCCCCGCACGGTTCAGCTTGCTTTGCGATTCAACTACTAA
- a CDS encoding sugar phosphate isomerase/epimerase family protein, translated as MKVGISAFAWTSAFGASHLELLPMIRNLGLQGVEVPMFDPGVLQVDSIRGACERNGLMPTVCAILPKQYNPISPEREVRLSAIQHLKKCIGATAAMGAKLLGGPLFAPIGYLPEHRPTKDEWLWATEVFQTLGDDLNAYDLTLSIEPVNRSETFFLRTAEEASRLCELIGNPRIGVTIDTFHANIEERSIAEAIRSLGSHLKHIHASENDRGPLGRGHVPFVEIVNTLEELQFDGFVMIEGFGYSLQEKSAPGYLWAYPNVSPEAFVSESVQFLKGIAPKNHALG; from the coding sequence ATGAAGGTTGGCATCAGCGCGTTTGCATGGACCTCGGCTTTTGGTGCCTCGCACCTTGAACTGCTGCCGATGATAAGGAATCTGGGTCTCCAGGGCGTAGAAGTTCCCATGTTCGATCCAGGTGTATTGCAGGTTGATAGTATTCGAGGCGCCTGTGAACGAAACGGTTTGATGCCTACGGTCTGCGCTATTCTCCCGAAGCAATATAACCCAATCAGTCCAGAGCGAGAAGTAAGACTCAGCGCTATCCAGCATCTAAAAAAATGCATCGGAGCAACTGCTGCTATGGGGGCCAAGCTCCTGGGCGGTCCGCTGTTCGCTCCTATTGGCTACCTGCCAGAGCATCGACCGACCAAAGATGAATGGTTATGGGCCACGGAAGTATTTCAGACTTTGGGCGATGATTTAAATGCCTATGACCTGACGCTATCGATCGAGCCGGTGAACCGTTCGGAGACATTCTTCTTGCGGACGGCCGAAGAGGCGAGTCGCCTCTGTGAGCTGATCGGCAATCCTCGAATCGGCGTCACGATCGATACGTTCCACGCAAATATTGAAGAACGTAGTATAGCCGAGGCAATTCGTAGTCTGGGTAGCCATTTAAAGCACATCCATGCGAGCGAGAATGATCGTGGACCGTTAGGTCGCGGGCACGTTCCCTTTGTCGAGATCGTCAACACGCTTGAAGAGCTCCAATTCGACGGATTCGTAATGATTGAAGGCTTCGGGTACAGCCTGCAGGAAAAGAGTGCCCCAGGATATCTGTGGGCATATCCAAATGTGTCGCCCGAGGCCTTTGTCTCAGAGAGTGTCCAGTTCTTGAAGGGAATCGCACCGAAGAATCACGCCCTCGGCTAA
- a CDS encoding neutral/alkaline non-lysosomal ceramidase N-terminal domain-containing protein: protein MRLRIIIAITALLLTADLHARAQSTGTGPFRVGAAKVDTTPTPDRLPKDYLGVLDHVYSRAIVIDNGRTSVALVSLDAGAVPNGLWKNVSDRIQKNLGISAVSVLITATHSHSVPLGFARPGVEENNRSLAVFEDQIVESVKVAKEKLQPAQISFGTGLSFINVQRDIIDRATHGWWEGANYGGISDKTVAVIKFETLDGQPIAVYYNYAVHAVITGTLDMVSGDIPGATSRYLEGHFGDKVVALWSEGASGDQNPIYFQQTYDLRAIRIKEFAKRGIDISNSMPPGGQGLDRNDPEVQRLMDEQKQMIGSMGQMLGEEVLRVMRESKRSHADGRLLGKIQTVKCPGRERTGEGRGGIEGTYKDGPPIDIKLGLLMIDDIAIGTVDAEVYNTIAQRLKAESPYTKTMMATLTNGMAPSGYIPDDASYGHYTFEVLSSRLKAGCAETAIVDGIIQMMPRIEY, encoded by the coding sequence ATGCGGCTCCGTATCATCATCGCGATTACTGCGTTACTACTGACCGCCGATCTGCACGCGCGCGCTCAGAGCACGGGCACTGGGCCTTTCAGAGTGGGAGCTGCAAAAGTCGACACGACTCCTACTCCGGACCGCCTTCCCAAGGATTATTTGGGAGTTCTGGACCACGTCTATTCGCGGGCAATCGTGATTGATAACGGCCGTACCAGCGTGGCACTCGTTAGCCTCGACGCCGGGGCGGTGCCGAATGGACTCTGGAAGAACGTCAGTGACCGCATCCAGAAGAATCTGGGAATCTCGGCAGTGAGTGTTTTGATCACCGCAACCCACAGCCATAGCGTGCCACTGGGATTTGCAAGACCCGGAGTCGAAGAGAACAACAGGTCTTTAGCCGTCTTTGAAGATCAAATTGTCGAATCGGTGAAGGTGGCGAAAGAGAAGCTACAGCCGGCGCAAATCAGCTTTGGCACAGGCCTGTCGTTCATCAATGTTCAACGCGACATCATTGATCGGGCTACGCACGGTTGGTGGGAGGGCGCTAATTACGGAGGAATTTCGGATAAAACCGTTGCAGTCATCAAATTCGAGACGTTGGATGGGCAGCCGATTGCCGTCTACTACAACTATGCCGTCCACGCAGTCATTACCGGCACACTCGACATGGTCAGCGGTGACATACCTGGAGCAACATCTCGCTACCTTGAGGGCCATTTTGGCGATAAGGTCGTGGCTCTGTGGTCTGAGGGAGCGTCCGGCGATCAGAACCCTATCTATTTCCAGCAGACATATGATCTGAGGGCGATTCGGATTAAAGAATTTGCAAAACGCGGAATAGATATCAGCAACTCGATGCCTCCCGGTGGACAAGGCCTGGACCGAAACGACCCAGAGGTACAGCGTCTGATGGACGAGCAGAAGCAAATGATTGGTTCGATGGGCCAGATGCTCGGGGAGGAGGTGCTTCGGGTGATGCGCGAGTCGAAGCGGTCTCACGCCGATGGCCGATTGCTGGGCAAGATACAGACTGTAAAGTGCCCGGGACGGGAGCGAACGGGCGAGGGCCGCGGCGGGATCGAGGGGACCTATAAGGACGGGCCTCCAATCGATATCAAGCTCGGCCTTTTGATGATCGATGACATTGCGATCGGCACCGTCGACGCGGAGGTCTACAACACGATAGCGCAGCGATTGAAGGCAGAGTCCCCTTATACAAAGACAATGATGGCAACTCTCACAAATGGAATGGCTCCTTCCGGATATATCCCCGACGACGCTTCGTATGGGCACTACACCTTTGAAGTGCTCTCATCACGGCTGAAGGCTGGATGCGCGGAGACTGCGATAGTGGATGGCATCATCCAGATGATGCCGAGGATTGAATATTGA
- a CDS encoding alpha/beta hydrolase: MTLRTALALAIILPCTLFTVSTKLSAQAAPSSASNVIVAPDGAVQIPSYTVPPSSFLSPKAKAYIAEHLRDMQNPELLKQDQGVPRFMKSYLERDAKLFAVERKETSVGGVHTYTYTPRSSISDKNRARVLINLHGGGFSGCWPGCAELESIPLSGLMKIKVVTVDYREGPDNKFPAASEDVASVYRELLKVYKPRNIGIYGCSAGGMLTAMSLAWFQTHGLPTPGAVGIYCASAGAFGGDATYIAFPFGEGQMPPTRPPGQSQLGYFSGTDINDRLVSPLNSPEIVAKFPPTLLITGTRDFAMSGTIHTDTELTKRGVKTELHVWDGLFHGFFYNADVPESQEAFNVMISFFDRNLGTK, translated from the coding sequence ATGACTCTTCGAACAGCACTGGCTCTTGCCATCATCCTTCCTTGCACCTTGTTTACAGTCTCTACAAAACTGTCCGCACAAGCCGCTCCTTCGTCGGCCTCAAATGTTATCGTTGCCCCCGACGGCGCGGTGCAGATTCCCAGTTACACTGTGCCGCCTTCCAGCTTTTTGAGCCCTAAAGCCAAAGCCTATATTGCGGAACATTTGAGAGATATGCAGAATCCTGAGCTTCTGAAGCAGGATCAGGGTGTGCCTCGTTTCATGAAGTCGTACCTGGAGCGAGATGCGAAGCTCTTTGCAGTCGAACGCAAGGAAACTTCTGTGGGGGGTGTTCATACTTATACCTACACGCCGCGGTCCAGTATATCCGACAAGAATAGAGCAAGGGTCTTGATTAACCTGCACGGCGGCGGATTCTCCGGTTGTTGGCCCGGCTGTGCGGAACTCGAGTCGATACCGCTCTCCGGGCTCATGAAGATCAAAGTGGTCACAGTCGATTACCGCGAGGGTCCGGATAATAAGTTTCCTGCCGCCAGCGAAGATGTGGCGAGCGTCTACCGTGAGTTACTGAAGGTTTACAAGCCGCGGAATATCGGCATCTACGGATGCTCAGCGGGTGGCATGTTAACTGCCATGTCTCTGGCGTGGTTTCAAACGCATGGACTGCCCACGCCCGGAGCCGTTGGCATTTACTGTGCCTCCGCAGGCGCGTTTGGCGGAGATGCGACATATATAGCCTTTCCCTTCGGAGAGGGGCAAATGCCTCCCACACGCCCTCCCGGCCAATCACAACTTGGGTATTTCAGCGGGACGGATATAAACGATCGCCTCGTCTCACCACTGAATTCACCCGAGATCGTGGCGAAGTTTCCGCCGACTTTGCTGATTACAGGCACCAGGGACTTTGCGATGAGTGGAACGATTCACACGGATACAGAGCTGACAAAGAGGGGTGTCAAGACGGAGCTTCATGTGTGGGACGGGCTGTTTCACGGGTTCTTTTATAACGCGGATGTGCCTGAGTCGCAGGAAGCCTTCAACGTAATGATCAGCTTCTTCGACCGCAACCTTGGGACGAAATAG
- a CDS encoding DUF1016 N-terminal domain-containing protein, producing MRRFAGEWPDESIVQQLAAQLPWGHHMVLLDRIKDHQT from the coding sequence ATGCGCCGATTTGCCGGCGAATGGCCGGACGAATCAATTGTGCAGCAGCTTGCCGCACAATTGCCGTGGGGCCACCACATGGTCCTTCTCGACCGGATTAAAGACCACCAGACTTGA
- a CDS encoding helix-turn-helix domain-containing protein produces MSPLGETPAKFLTAEEAAVHLGCLNSRTVSRWAREGYLPAYALGEGKRRLWRFLLTDLDAWMRARRTVTA; encoded by the coding sequence ATGAGCCCTCTTGGAGAGACGCCAGCAAAGTTTCTGACAGCAGAGGAGGCCGCCGTTCATCTCGGTTGCCTCAACAGCCGAACGGTGAGCCGCTGGGCCAGGGAGGGATACTTACCCGCCTATGCGCTGGGCGAGGGCAAGAGGAGGCTCTGGAGGTTCCTGTTGACTGACTTGGATGCTTGGATGAGAGCACGACGGACGGTGACAGCATGA